In Xanthomonas sp. SI, the following are encoded in one genomic region:
- a CDS encoding L,D-transpeptidase family protein, protein MPPALRQARQLVLVVAPDWDSPRGQLQAFERTAQGWRAHGQRFDVALGRNGSAWGLGLHPAQADGPQKREGDGRSPAGIFTIGEAFGYAQRIDSALPYQPMQQSSYCIDVPDSPLYNRIVDADRVGADAVAGSTEPMRLDLHHDGDRRYEEGFVIGHNPQARPGAGSCIFAHLWRAAGEATAGCTAMEPADMQRLLAWLRPDAAPLFVLLPRNDYERLRGAWALPAVEPAP, encoded by the coding sequence ATGCCGCCGGCACTGCGGCAGGCACGCCAGTTGGTGCTGGTCGTGGCGCCGGACTGGGACAGCCCGCGCGGGCAACTGCAGGCGTTCGAACGCACCGCGCAGGGTTGGCGCGCGCATGGCCAGCGCTTCGATGTCGCGCTCGGCCGCAACGGCAGCGCCTGGGGGCTGGGCCTGCATCCGGCGCAGGCCGACGGTCCGCAGAAGCGCGAAGGCGACGGCCGCAGCCCAGCCGGCATCTTCACCATCGGCGAGGCGTTCGGGTATGCGCAACGTATCGACAGCGCGCTGCCGTACCAGCCGATGCAGCAGAGCAGCTATTGCATCGACGTGCCCGATTCGCCGCTGTACAACCGCATCGTCGACGCTGACCGGGTCGGCGCCGACGCCGTGGCCGGCTCGACCGAGCCGATGCGCCTGGACCTGCACCATGACGGCGATCGCCGCTACGAAGAAGGCTTCGTGATCGGCCACAATCCGCAGGCGCGGCCCGGCGCCGGCAGCTGCATCTTCGCCCACCTGTGGCGTGCCGCAGGCGAGGCCACCGCCGGCTGCACCGCGATGGAGCCGGCCGACATGCAGCGTCTGCTGGCCTGGCTGCGGCCGGATGCCGCGCCGCTGTTCGTGCTGCTGCCGCGCAACGACTACGAACGCCTGCGCGGCGCC
- a CDS encoding dipeptide epimerase, whose protein sequence is MKITDIQLGMLCVPLKTPFKTALRTVETVEDVVVLVHTDSGHIGYGEAPATAPITGDTHGSIIAAIDRFIAPRLIGEDVADLNRITGRIQGALERNSSAKAAVEIAVYDLWAQLYGAPLYKMLGGGTPAITTDITISVDAIDKMVADALSALARGFAALKIKVGKDIDVDIARVKAIHAAVEGRASLRLDANQGWTPKQAVYAMRTLEDAGVALELLEQPVKAWDIDGLKYVTERVNTPVMADESVFGPAQVLDLIQRRAADIVNIKLMKTGGLSNAIRIADIAALYGVECMIGCMLESSISVAAAVHLAVAKADIITKVDLDGPSLGLFDPVQGGVLFNESQITISDAPGLGIREIRGLELLPPRG, encoded by the coding sequence ATGAAGATCACCGACATCCAACTGGGCATGCTGTGCGTGCCGCTGAAGACCCCGTTCAAAACCGCGTTGCGGACCGTGGAGACGGTCGAAGACGTGGTGGTGCTGGTGCACACCGACAGCGGCCACATCGGCTATGGCGAAGCGCCGGCCACGGCGCCGATCACCGGCGACACCCATGGTTCGATCATCGCGGCGATCGACCGCTTCATCGCACCGCGCCTGATCGGCGAGGACGTGGCCGACCTCAACCGGATCACCGGGCGGATCCAGGGCGCGCTGGAGCGCAACAGCAGCGCCAAGGCCGCGGTGGAGATCGCGGTCTACGACCTGTGGGCGCAGCTGTACGGCGCGCCGCTGTACAAGATGCTCGGCGGCGGTACGCCGGCCATCACCACCGACATCACCATCAGCGTGGACGCCATCGACAAGATGGTGGCCGATGCGCTGTCGGCGCTCGCGCGCGGCTTCGCGGCGCTGAAGATCAAGGTCGGCAAGGACATCGACGTGGACATCGCGCGGGTCAAGGCGATCCACGCCGCGGTCGAAGGCCGCGCCTCGCTGCGGCTGGACGCCAACCAGGGTTGGACGCCGAAGCAGGCGGTGTACGCGATGCGCACGCTGGAAGACGCCGGGGTGGCGCTGGAGCTGCTGGAGCAGCCGGTCAAGGCCTGGGACATCGACGGGCTGAAGTACGTGACCGAGCGCGTGAACACGCCGGTGATGGCGGACGAGAGCGTGTTCGGGCCGGCGCAGGTGCTCGACCTGATCCAGCGCCGCGCCGCGGACATCGTCAACATCAAGCTGATGAAGACCGGTGGGCTGTCCAACGCGATCCGCATCGCCGACATCGCGGCGTTGTATGGGGTGGAGTGCATGATCGGCTGCATGCTGGAGTCGAGCATCAGCGTGGCGGCGGCGGTGCACCTGGCGGTAGCCAAGGCCGACATCATCACCAAGGTGGACCTGGACGGCCCATCGCTGGGCCTGTTCGACCCGGTGCAGGGCGGGGTGCTGTTCAACGAGTCGCAGATCACGATCAGCGACGCGCCGGGCCTGGGCATCCGCGAGATCCGCGGCCTGGAACTGCTGCCGCCGCGCGGGTGA
- a CDS encoding serine hydrolase: MTRYRLSGLAVGVIDNGEVVYARSAGELRAGSGERIDGQTLFKIASNSKAMTTALLARLVDAGKLRWDDPVTRYLPEFRMYDPWVTHNIQVRDLLIHNSGLGLGAGDLMLWPEPNAFSRADIIAGLAYLKPTHSFRAHYAYDNLLYVVAGEVAARAGGKSYEQLLREQVFAPLGMGRCQVGAWDRDAVGNVAQPHMRQGEANVVVRADPARIADTPSMAAGGVRCSLDDMLAWMRAWLSPDTDAAPWLSPAQRQALWTLHTPMPISAQMRDWDGTRLYGYGYGWRLSDVDGQWQVAHTGTLMGMYSALVLLPDRRSGFVILSNGEGGDMRTVLSEALLKHFTRPGERTLDVEHYATLLERARAQAGKAAPAAVDTSARVPVASAASRDRQGVWRDPWFGEVVLCPQQDVLRFQARKSPLLRGRVMQAGARWLVDWDDASVDAEAWLEFATGADGAQRMKLAHVDPDADFSYDYADLEFVRVGACPANSGVPVGGASAPTLWR; this comes from the coding sequence ATGACGCGCTACCGGTTGTCGGGGCTGGCGGTCGGCGTGATCGACAACGGCGAGGTGGTCTACGCGCGCAGTGCCGGCGAACTGCGCGCCGGCAGCGGCGAGCGCATCGATGGGCAGACGCTGTTCAAGATCGCCTCCAACAGCAAGGCGATGACCACTGCCTTGCTGGCGCGGCTGGTCGATGCCGGCAAGCTGCGCTGGGACGATCCGGTGACCAGGTACCTGCCGGAGTTTCGCATGTACGATCCGTGGGTCACGCACAACATCCAGGTACGCGACCTGCTGATCCACAACAGCGGCCTGGGCCTGGGCGCCGGCGATCTGATGCTGTGGCCGGAACCCAACGCGTTCAGTCGCGCCGATATCATCGCCGGGCTGGCCTACCTTAAGCCGACCCACAGCTTCCGCGCGCACTACGCCTACGACAACCTGCTGTATGTGGTCGCCGGCGAAGTGGCCGCGCGCGCCGGCGGCAAGTCCTACGAGCAGCTGCTGCGCGAGCAGGTGTTCGCACCGCTGGGCATGGGCCGCTGCCAGGTCGGCGCCTGGGACCGCGATGCGGTCGGCAACGTCGCTCAGCCGCATATGCGCCAGGGCGAGGCCAACGTGGTGGTGCGCGCGGACCCGGCGCGAATCGCGGATACGCCGTCGATGGCGGCCGGCGGCGTGCGCTGCAGTCTCGACGACATGCTGGCCTGGATGCGTGCCTGGCTGTCGCCCGACACCGATGCTGCGCCCTGGCTGTCGCCGGCGCAGCGCCAGGCGCTGTGGACGCTGCACACGCCGATGCCGATCTCCGCGCAGATGCGCGACTGGGACGGCACGCGCCTGTACGGCTATGGCTACGGCTGGCGCCTCTCCGATGTGGACGGGCAGTGGCAGGTCGCGCATACCGGCACCCTGATGGGCATGTATTCGGCGCTGGTGCTGCTGCCGGATCGGCGCAGCGGCTTCGTCATTCTCAGTAACGGCGAGGGCGGCGATATGCGTACCGTGTTGAGCGAGGCGCTGCTCAAGCATTTCACCCGTCCCGGCGAACGTACGCTGGATGTGGAGCACTACGCCACGCTGCTCGAGCGCGCGCGTGCGCAGGCCGGCAAGGCGGCGCCTGCCGCGGTGGATACGTCTGCGCGCGTGCCGGTCGCCAGCGCCGCGTCGCGCGATCGGCAAGGCGTGTGGCGCGATCCATGGTTCGGCGAAGTCGTGCTATGCCCGCAGCAGGACGTGTTGCGCTTCCAGGCGCGCAAGTCGCCACTGCTTCGCGGCCGGGTCATGCAGGCCGGCGCGCGCTGGCTGGTGGACTGGGACGACGCCAGCGTCGATGCCGAGGCTTGGCTGGAGTTCGCTACCGGTGCCGACGGCGCGCAACGGATGAAACTGGCGCATGTCGATCCGGATGCGGATTTCAGCTACGACTATGCCGACCTGGAGTTCGTGCGGGTGGGGGCCTGTCCTGCAAACAGTGGTGTCCCTGTAGGAGGGGCTTCAGCCCCGACGCTTTGGCGATAA
- a CDS encoding SH3 domain-containing protein, with product MNTMRGLCLLLAAAFSAPIAAASVAGEAPFQFQASQLQAEYWITRLPEAPRPLLDTAQVQAFNAHLLQHDASMHDLQALPERYSAAQVRAQVLALSAPPTRTLYDASGTKLAAAQLTALQSTLALDTIPAQIAPRYALVVRRADLRTFPTRQRVFSTRDDHDIDRFQESALYPGTAVAILHASRDGQWLFVLAPNYAAWIERERVAEGERATVLDYAQRTPRLVVTGARALTAFTPELPAASHLSLDMGSSLPLLQDWPAQQAVNGQSPLAAYVVQLPLRDDDGRLRLAPALMPRGADVAATPLAATQRNLLRQAFKFLGERYGWGNDYDARDCSGFVSDVYRSLGIALPRNTGDQARSPTLASVSYVAAAPLAQRQRTLARLQVGDLVYIPGHVMMVIGHDSGHTWVIHDVAGAGYRDASGQLQRARLNGVSVTPLEPMLLGDGTPFIDRITRIQRVRPIAPE from the coding sequence ATGAATACGATGCGTGGCCTGTGTCTGTTACTGGCCGCCGCATTCAGCGCGCCCATCGCCGCGGCCAGCGTCGCCGGCGAGGCGCCGTTCCAGTTCCAGGCCAGCCAACTGCAGGCGGAGTACTGGATCACGCGCCTGCCCGAGGCGCCGCGCCCGCTGCTCGACACGGCGCAAGTGCAGGCGTTCAACGCGCACCTGCTGCAGCACGATGCCTCGATGCACGACCTGCAGGCGCTGCCCGAGCGCTACAGCGCAGCGCAGGTACGCGCGCAAGTGCTGGCACTGTCGGCGCCGCCGACGCGCACGCTCTATGACGCGAGTGGCACCAAGCTCGCTGCCGCGCAGCTGACCGCCCTGCAGTCCACGCTCGCCCTGGACACGATTCCCGCGCAGATCGCGCCGCGTTACGCGCTGGTGGTGCGCCGCGCCGATCTGCGCACCTTCCCGACCCGGCAGCGCGTTTTCAGCACCCGCGACGACCACGACATCGATCGTTTCCAGGAATCGGCGCTGTATCCCGGCACCGCGGTGGCGATCCTGCATGCCAGCCGCGACGGCCAGTGGCTGTTCGTGCTGGCGCCGAACTACGCAGCGTGGATCGAACGCGAACGTGTGGCCGAAGGCGAACGCGCCACGGTGCTGGACTACGCGCAGCGCACGCCGCGGCTGGTGGTGACCGGCGCGCGCGCGCTGACCGCGTTCACCCCGGAACTGCCCGCGGCATCGCACCTGTCGCTGGACATGGGCAGCAGCCTGCCGCTGCTGCAGGACTGGCCTGCGCAACAGGCGGTCAACGGCCAGTCGCCGCTGGCGGCCTACGTGGTGCAACTGCCCTTGCGCGACGACGATGGCCGCCTGCGGCTGGCGCCCGCGCTGATGCCGCGCGGTGCCGACGTCGCCGCCACGCCGCTGGCGGCGACGCAACGCAACCTGCTGCGGCAGGCCTTCAAGTTTCTCGGGGAACGCTACGGCTGGGGCAACGACTACGACGCGCGCGATTGCAGCGGCTTCGTCTCCGACGTCTACCGCAGCCTGGGCATCGCCTTGCCGCGCAATACCGGCGACCAGGCGCGCAGCCCCACTCTCGCCAGCGTGTCCTACGTCGCTGCCGCGCCGCTGGCGCAACGGCAGCGCACACTGGCGCGGCTGCAGGTCGGCGATCTGGTGTACATCCCCGGCCACGTGATGATGGTGATCGGCCACGACAGCGGCCACACCTGGGTGATCCACGACGTGGCCGGTGCCGGCTACCGCGACGCGTCCGGACAGTTGCAGCGCGCGCGCCTCAACGGCGTCTCGGTGACGCCGCTGGAGCCGATGCTGCTGGGCGACGGCACGCCCTTCATCGACCGCATCACCCGCATCCAACGCGTTCGCCCGATCGCCCCCGAATGA
- a CDS encoding TonB-dependent receptor — protein MPTQAQHSHCHFRPSRLALALLAGCALPPLAAAQDTAIATRDLDKVTVTGSRIARSQVEGPAPVTVITAQDIQKQGFSTVWESLGTLTQFSGSAFNESDQTGSSPNGQYLNLRGLGPGYQLILLNGKRMADYPQSYNANGTAVSLGSIPAAAVERIEVMSGGASAIYGSDAVAGVVNIITKRNFSGDTLRLRGGTTTRGGGDSGQLQWSGGRTGDRWSLTYAFERLDREAIVASQRDFLDSYDDHPGNKADPASPNASISGVYLRRGNTYLWPSGGALSTSTGALDAACAATNPAFRPYKTADSLAAANRCGAFGYYEGRSVQNGYGKTSAYLSGSFDFNDTVTGYAQVLANRSKDESSSQTHYYIGEGAFTVYDPDLGLVTAQRIFLPSEVGGIKNIEYDEKSWNLNAGVRGKLFDGRFDWDASVSMSRYDITTRRPRFLTNAVRDYYMGPVLGYRPDGTEIREFYADKLFAPGSAALYDQLTTEVVSRGESSTDQAQFVFSGDLFALPAGMVQIATVLEAARQKYDLAPDPRTTVDYTGSERIYNLTQTPGGGPRDRYAAGLELRVPIFNRLSATLAARYDKYDDITAVDDAATWQAGLEWRPFDSLLLRGSHATSFRAPDLLWIYAGTSANNPTVTDEYLCRRDGLDPLSDACSAAHEYQTFSTQSSNPLLEEEKGKSTTLGFVWDVLPTLSLSADYYRIELEGRVESISSETLLENNANCLLGSDRAGNAVDTASAACQFYIQSVTRSPGTDLTAEGQITAFETFPINQSLMRTDGVDANLRYSFDLGDWGAFGLQAGYTRVLKMEVAQFAGAKPVDVMNDVDYLAFRTRTNWRANWSIGDWSTSLYGYRYGSRPNYAESGRVAPYVIWNADIAKRITDKATLGISVLNVFDKIHPRDDTYTAWPYFPRVYSAIGRQLYANFTYTF, from the coding sequence ATGCCCACCCAAGCCCAGCATTCCCATTGCCATTTCCGACCGTCCCGCCTCGCGCTCGCGCTGCTGGCCGGATGCGCACTGCCGCCGCTCGCCGCGGCGCAGGACACCGCCATCGCCACGCGCGACCTGGACAAGGTCACCGTCACCGGTTCGCGCATCGCGCGTTCGCAGGTGGAAGGGCCGGCGCCGGTGACCGTCATCACCGCGCAGGACATCCAGAAGCAGGGCTTCAGCACGGTGTGGGAATCGCTCGGCACGCTGACCCAGTTCAGCGGCAGCGCCTTCAACGAAAGCGACCAGACCGGCAGTTCGCCCAACGGCCAATACCTCAACCTGCGCGGCCTGGGGCCCGGCTACCAGTTGATCCTGCTCAACGGCAAGCGCATGGCCGACTACCCGCAGTCCTACAACGCCAACGGCACCGCGGTCAGCCTGGGCAGCATTCCCGCGGCGGCGGTGGAGCGCATCGAGGTGATGAGCGGCGGCGCTTCGGCGATCTATGGTTCCGACGCGGTGGCCGGCGTGGTCAACATCATCACCAAGCGCAATTTCAGCGGCGACACGCTGCGCCTGCGCGGCGGCACCACCACGCGCGGCGGCGGCGACAGCGGCCAGCTGCAATGGAGCGGCGGGCGTACCGGCGATCGTTGGAGCCTGACCTACGCGTTCGAACGGCTGGACCGCGAAGCCATCGTCGCCAGCCAGCGCGACTTCCTGGATTCGTACGACGACCATCCCGGCAACAAGGCCGATCCGGCCAGCCCCAATGCCTCGATTTCCGGCGTCTACCTGCGCCGCGGCAACACCTATCTGTGGCCCAGCGGCGGCGCGCTGTCCACCTCGACCGGCGCGCTGGACGCGGCGTGTGCGGCGACCAATCCGGCATTCAGGCCGTACAAGACCGCCGACAGCCTGGCCGCGGCCAACCGTTGCGGCGCGTTCGGCTACTACGAAGGCCGCTCGGTGCAGAACGGCTACGGCAAGACCTCCGCGTATCTGTCCGGCAGCTTCGATTTCAACGACACCGTCACCGGCTATGCGCAGGTGCTGGCCAACCGCTCCAAGGACGAAAGCTCCAGCCAGACCCACTACTACATCGGCGAGGGCGCGTTCACCGTCTACGATCCGGACCTGGGCCTGGTCACCGCGCAGCGCATCTTCCTGCCGTCGGAAGTCGGCGGGATCAAGAACATCGAGTACGACGAGAAATCCTGGAACCTCAACGCTGGCGTGCGCGGCAAGCTGTTCGACGGCCGCTTCGACTGGGATGCGAGCGTGTCGATGTCGCGCTACGACATCACCACACGGCGCCCGCGCTTCCTCACCAACGCGGTGCGCGACTACTACATGGGGCCGGTGCTCGGCTATCGGCCCGACGGCACCGAGATCCGCGAGTTCTACGCCGACAAGCTGTTCGCGCCGGGCAGCGCGGCGCTGTACGACCAGCTCACCACCGAGGTGGTGAGCCGCGGCGAATCCAGCACAGACCAGGCCCAGTTCGTGTTCAGCGGCGACCTGTTCGCGCTGCCGGCCGGCATGGTGCAGATTGCCACCGTGCTGGAGGCGGCGCGACAGAAGTACGACCTCGCGCCGGATCCGCGCACCACCGTGGACTACACCGGCAGCGAGCGCATCTACAACCTGACCCAGACCCCGGGCGGCGGCCCGCGCGACCGCTACGCCGCGGGCCTGGAACTGCGCGTGCCGATCTTCAACCGGCTCAGCGCGACGCTGGCCGCGCGCTACGACAAGTACGACGACATCACCGCGGTCGACGATGCCGCCACCTGGCAGGCGGGATTGGAATGGCGGCCGTTCGACAGCCTGCTGTTGCGTGGCAGCCACGCCACCAGTTTCCGCGCGCCGGACCTGCTGTGGATCTACGCCGGCACCAGCGCCAACAATCCCACCGTCACCGACGAATACCTGTGCCGCCGCGACGGCCTGGATCCGTTGTCCGATGCCTGCTCGGCCGCGCACGAGTACCAGACCTTCTCCACCCAGTCGTCCAATCCGCTGCTGGAAGAGGAAAAGGGCAAGTCGACCACGCTGGGTTTCGTGTGGGACGTGCTGCCGACCCTTTCGCTGAGCGCGGACTACTACCGCATCGAACTGGAAGGCCGGGTCGAGTCGATCTCCAGCGAGACCTTGCTGGAGAACAACGCCAATTGCCTGCTCGGCAGCGACCGCGCCGGCAATGCGGTCGATACCGCATCGGCGGCCTGCCAGTTCTACATCCAGTCGGTGACCCGCAGCCCCGGGACCGACCTCACCGCCGAAGGCCAGATCACCGCGTTCGAGACCTTCCCGATCAACCAGTCGTTGATGCGCACCGACGGCGTGGACGCCAACCTGCGCTACAGCTTCGACCTTGGCGACTGGGGCGCGTTCGGGCTGCAGGCCGGCTATACCCGTGTGCTGAAGATGGAAGTGGCGCAGTTCGCCGGGGCCAAGCCGGTGGACGTGATGAACGACGTCGATTACCTGGCATTTCGCACCCGCACCAACTGGCGTGCGAACTGGAGCATCGGCGACTGGTCGACCAGCCTGTACGGCTACCGCTACGGCTCGCGTCCCAACTACGCCGAGAGCGGACGCGTGGCGCCGTACGTGATCTGGAACGCGGACATCGCCAAGCGGATCACCGACAAGGCCACGCTCGGCATCAGCGTGCTCAACGTGTTCGACAAGATCCATCCGCGCGACGACACCTACACCGCCTGGCCGTACTTCCCGCGCGTGTACAGTGCGATCGGGCGGCAGCTGTACGCCAACTTCACCTACACCTTTTGA
- a CDS encoding N-acetylmuramoyl-L-alanine amidase: protein MTRPFSTPASPRIRWLAPLALVALLGACAHAPQRNPLAEWVPSPNQDLRRPILIVIHYTDQDSVQRSLNTLRSHNSKGKVSAHYLIGRDGKRYQLVSDERRAWHGGAGRWGTITDINSASIGIELDNDGKTPFAPAQIDSLLLLLEDLCTRLRIPRTQVVGHEDFAPTRKVDPGPLFPWKRLAEAGFGRWPAADTPPAPPGFDPWQALALIGYPLDDRAATLRAFHHHYRGNDATAFDAEDLRILHALTQPAQARPQPQPTPALEQDVP from the coding sequence ATGACCCGACCCTTCTCCACACCCGCATCGCCCCGCATCCGCTGGCTGGCACCGCTGGCGCTGGTCGCCCTGCTCGGTGCCTGCGCGCACGCGCCGCAGCGCAATCCGCTGGCCGAGTGGGTGCCGTCGCCGAACCAGGATCTGCGCCGGCCGATCCTGATCGTGATCCATTACACCGACCAGGACTCGGTGCAGCGCAGCCTGAACACGTTGCGTTCGCACAACAGCAAGGGCAAGGTCAGCGCGCATTACCTGATCGGTCGCGACGGCAAGCGCTACCAGCTGGTCAGCGACGAACGCCGCGCCTGGCATGGCGGCGCGGGGCGCTGGGGCACGATCACCGACATCAATTCCGCCTCGATCGGCATCGAACTGGACAACGACGGCAAGACCCCGTTCGCGCCCGCACAGATCGACAGCCTGCTGCTGTTGCTGGAGGATCTGTGCACGCGGCTGCGCATCCCGCGCACGCAGGTGGTCGGGCACGAGGACTTCGCGCCCACGCGCAAGGTCGATCCGGGCCCGCTGTTTCCATGGAAGCGTCTGGCCGAAGCTGGTTTCGGCCGCTGGCCCGCCGCGGACACGCCGCCGGCGCCGCCCGGCTTCGACCCGTGGCAGGCGCTGGCGCTGATCGGCTATCCGCTCGACGACCGCGCGGCCACGCTGCGCGCCTTCCACCACCACTACCGCGGCAACGACGCCACCGCGTTCGATGCCGAGGACTTGCGCATCCTCCATGCCTTGACCCAGCCGGCGCAGGCGCGACCGCAGCCACAGCCGACCCCGGCGCTGGAACAGGACGTGCCGTAG